The genomic segment TGATAGCGACGAGTTGGTGCTGGTGGATTGCTTTGGCGGTATGCCTGCTGGCAGAATAAAACCTATGGACCATGGTATCATTGTTATCTGCACGGCAGGAGCTGCCCAGTTCGAGTATGACGGTCAGACCATTCAGCTGAACAAGAATGACCTATTTCTCTACATGGTAAGTTCTGTTGTGGAGAAGTTTATGTCTACTCCCGACTTCAATTGTCGCCAAGTATGGTTCTCTCGTGGCGAAATGTGGAACATGAACATGTTCACTAAAAGCAGCCTTGCCGACGTGCAGCTATTGAAGCAGAATCCCAAGGTTTCGCTATCCGATACCGATGCTACACTGTTTGATTCTTACTTTCAGCAGCTCAGCCATCACATGCGCAATAGTTCCTTGGTGCTCTATCCCGACATCGTGCGCTCCATTGTCAGCACCATCCTCTTAGAGACGCTTTCTGTGCTGCGTAGAGGAGAACAACGAACAAAGTGCGAAACAACATATGGCGATTCAAGACTGCATGGCAAGAAACTTGCCGACCGCTTTATGCAACTGGTAGAGCAGAGCGATGGTCGCATACGTCGCGTCGATGAGTTTGCCAAGATGCTGCATGTCACTCCTAAATACCTCTCAAAACTGTTGATGGAGACTATGAATAGGCGCCCCAGTGAGATGGTTCATTTCTTCACGCTCCAAGCTATCGAGAACCGTCTGCGTTTTACCGATATGACAATGCAGCAGATTTCCGACGACCTGCAATTCCCCAATGCCTCCTTCTTCGGCAAGTATTTCAAAGAGCACTCAGGAATGACACCTATGGAGTATCGCGTGAAATATCAGAATAACAACGAAGACGAATAATTCCACACACACAAATAAAGTAACCATAACACAATATAATACACGCTTAAAATCATATGACACTTATCAAATCCATTTCAGGAATCTATGGCACCATTGGTGGGTGCCCTGGCGATACGCTGAATCCCCTTGATATTGTCAAACTTACCTCTGCCTTCGCTCAATATGTTCATGGCAGAAAGATGGTGGTAGGCCGCGACGGTCGTATGTCGGGACTGATGGTGCGCAACATTGTTGTAGGCACACTCATGGGCATGGGTTATGATGTCATTGATATCGGCTATGCCAGCACTCCTACCACTGAACTTGCTGTACGCATAACTGGTGCTGATGGTGGCATTGTCGTTACAGCCTCCCACCACCATAGCCAGTGGAACGGCTTAAAGTTGCTTAATCGTGAGGGCGAATTTCTCATGCCTTACGATGCAAAAGAGCTGATAGCACTTGCCGAATCCGGAAATTTCTCCTATAGTGAAGTCAACCAACTAGGCCAACTCTCTATCGACGAGACCTTCAACCAGCGCCACATCGATGCCGTCTTAAATCTGAAGTTAGTAGATGTCGATGCCATTCGCCAGCGAAAGTTCCGCGTCTGTGTAGATACCATCAATTCTGTTGGTGGCATCATCCTTCCCCAGCTGTTTCAAGCTCTCGGTGTAGACTATGAGGTTTTGAATGGTGAATGCACGGGCGTCTTTGCCCATAAACCAGAACCCACAGAGAACAATCTGCTGGGAATTATCGGTCGCATGAAGCAAGAACACTTCGATCTTGGTATTGTTGTTGACTCTGATGTAGACCGACTGGCATTCATCTGCGAAGACGGTACGATGTTTGGCGAAGAGTATACCCTCGTCAGTGTGGCAGACTATGTGCTCAGTTATACGCCAGGCAATACTGTTAGTAATCTCTGTGGCACTCGTGCCTTGCGTGATGTTACTCTGCAGCGAGGTGCTCTCTATTATCCCTCTGCCGTTGGTGAAGCGAATATTACAGCCGAGATGAAAGAGGTGGGTGCTATTATCGGAGGCGATGGCAATGGCGGCGTCATCTATCCTGAGTGCCACAATGGTCGCGATGCCTTGGTAGGCATTGCCCTATTCCTTAGCAGTCTTGCTCAAAGGCAGTGCACCGTTAGCCAGTTGCGAGCCACCTTTCCCGACTATCAGATAGCCAAAAACTCTATCGACCTCAACCCCGACACAGATGTTGATGCTATTCTCAAGAAGGTGAAAGACCGCTTTTCAAAGGACAAGAGTGCCCACATCAGTGAGACTGATGGTCTGAAGATTGATTTCCCCGACCGTTGGGTACATCTTCGCAAGTCTAATACCGAGCCTGTGGTGCGTGTCTATAGTGAGGCGCAGTCCATCGAGCAGGCTGACCATCTGGGCAATGAGCTCATGCATTACTTCTACGACATGCAGAAAGACTTGGTACTTAATAAATTTGGATTAAACAATAACTTAATATCACACAATTTTAGAACATCACAAACATTATGAAAAAAAAATGAGAGTTTATGAGACGCCAGTAGTGCAAGTAGTCAACCTTTCCAGTTGTGCACAGTTGCTAGCAGGTAGCATGTTGCCTGAATGAAGGCAAGTCTGCCAGTTTCACAATGACTCTAACTGACCCTCAGGAAAACATTGGATGTCTTGTAACCTATCCAGCCGAGAGAGCAGGAGATAATGGATTTGTCGACCTAGATTTTATGCAGGCCCAAGATGGCACGTTTGCCTCACTGGCCAATAATGTCGAGTATGCTCAATATAATGGTAATTTAGATGGTTACAATTTGCCAGGCTCGATGGTTCTGTCTCCCAAAATGTCAATCTTCGTACTCAAGTTCAAAATCGGATTTCCCTAAGAACTCGCTGGGCGTAAGTCCCGTGATGCGCTTGAAGAGACGAGTAAAATGGTGGGGGAAATCGAATCCGAGCAGGCGGGAGGTCTCGCTGATGTTGTGACCCTGCATCAACAGACTTTTCGCCTGATTGATAACGTAGTTGTGGATGTAGCCAATAGCTGTGCCACCAGTTGCCTTGTGGACAATATCGCCAAAATAACGAGGCGAATAAGCCAGTTCGGAAGCGCACCAAGCGACGGTAGGCAAACCCTGCATCAGCTGACGGTTCTCACGAAAATAGGTTTGAAGCAAGTTGTGAAAGCGCTTCAGCAGGTCAGCCTCTCCCCTGTCCTCTTCGAAAAGCTGGCGCTGATAGATACGATTACAGTATTCCAGTATCAGGTGCAGATAGCCAAGCAGCACATTTCTCAAAGACGGGGAGTCCTCGTGTGTCTGCAACTCTTGTCGCATCTGGGTCACCAGTTGCGTGATACAGAGCCATTCGTCGGGCTCCATGCGCAGCGAACCATCAAAGAAATACGAGAAGAACTGATAGCGGTCTATCTGGCGTTCCAGTTCAGTGCCGTTCAACAGTTCGGGCGACCACAGCAGCACCCAACCACATAACGAGATGCGTTCGCCGTTGTCCTCCAGTCCACCGATCTGTCCTGGTTCCACTGCAATGATAGAACCATCGCTCACCTGCCATTTCCGCATGCCGTATGAGAGATTACGGGGGAACTGCCGCTGAATGAACAGCCCATACACGCCATAGTTGTTCAGACTGTGACGGAAGGGTGCCAGCTCGTCGTAATGGATGATGCTAATTAATGGGTGCAACACTGGTGCATCCACAAAACGAGCGTAGTCGTTAGGAGTTTCAACCTTCAGAATATTCTTCATATCGGTGGCAAAGGTACGCAAAATAGTCTAATAATGGTAGAAATTTAATGGTTTTTTAGCGTTTTCTGCGAAATTGGTATATAATCAGCCAATTTGTGTAATAGTTATATAATATATAATGTGTACCTTTGCACCCAGAAACTTAAAACAAAGAGATTTGAAAACAAAAGCATTATTGCTAAGTCTTATGATAGCAGCAAACGGTTTCGCTCAGGGCGTGATTGATGTGCACTCACACCTCATCACTCCTGAGTTTATGTCGACTCTTGAAAACGAGGGACGACTGATGGACGAGGGATTCCCCTTGCCAAAGTACAATGTGAAGAATCATCTCAGATGGATGGACGAGGCTGGTGTGGAGACATCGGTATTGACATTGGCGGCTCCACAACCTTCGTCTGCAGAGGTGGTGAGACAGACCAATGAGGCTGCCGCTCGCATCAAGAAGGAGCACCCTGGACGATTCCTGTTCTGTGCTGCCCTACCCCTACCCGATGTCTCGAAAGCCATTGAGGAGGTGAAATATGCACTTGATGTATTGAAGGCTGACGGCATTAAACTGGCAACAAACGTAAACGGACAGTATCTGGGTGCACCCGAACTCGACACGCTTTTCTCAGTCTTGAACGAGCGCAAGGCTGTGGTGATTCTGCATCCCCATCGCCCAGAACCGGTCAATAAGCAGGTGATGCAACAGACACCGCTGGCTATGCAGGAATATCTCTCAGAGACTACCCGTGCCGTATCGAACATGATCAGTCGCAACGTGTTGGCCCGCTATAATAATATAAAGGTAATAGTGCCCCATTGCGGTGCCTATCTGCCACTTGCCATCCCACGCATGAAGTCGCTGACACCCGTGATGCAGACCAACAAAATGGTAGGTGAGATTGACTACGAGGCCAACCTCCGCACCCTCTATTACGACCTTGCGGGGACACACTCTCCAGAGGTCATCCACATGCTGCTCACCATCACCACGCCCGACCACCTGCTCTATGGTTCCGACTATCCCTACGTGGCCCCACAGGTGCTCACGCAGAGTCTGGCAAGGATGAAAGACTATCTCTCGAAAGAGCCCGACCTGGCACCATTCAAGGAGATGATTCTGTGGAAGAATGCGAAAAGTCTCACCCAATCACTATCTACTCCCCTCCATACAAGGGAGGGGCAAAGAGGAGGGTCTCTGATTGCCCGCATTGCTGAGATTGAGGTCTATCCGCAGTATATGAAGGAATATCTCGCCTTTGCTAACGAGGTGGGTCGCCTGAGTATAGAGCGCGAGCCTGGTGTCATCTGCCTGTATCCCATGCAGAGTGCCGAAGACTCATGCCAGATTCGCATCCTCGAAATCTATGCCTCCGATGAATCCTATCAGCAGCATCTCAAGACCGACCACTTCCAGAAGTACAAGCAGGGTACACTCCACATGGTGAAAGACCTCAGACTGCCTACCATGAAGCCACTCGACCCAGAAACAATGAAACTGATATTCAAAAAGCAGAGATAACGATGCATAAGTATTTATTATTTTTAGCCGCCATGCTGTTCTGCAGCTGTTCTGCAGACAATGAAGCGAAAGCAGAAACACCTACTATGAATAAAATTTATATTACTATCGATGGACAAACGCAAAGCGCGACACTTGTGGACAATGATGCCACACGCGAGTTGGTTGCTGCACTTCAGAACGCACCCATAACAGTGACTCTCAACGACAACGATTTTGAGATATGGGGTTCTTTAGGCAAATCGCTGACAACGAAAAACGAGCAGATGACAACCCTACCTGGAGACATCGTTCTTTATAACGGCAGCAACATATGCATCTTCTACGAGTCAAACTCTTGGAGCTATACTCGTTTAGGACATATCGACGGACTGTCAGAAAATGAGCTTCGCACATTCCTCAAAGCAGGCGAAAGCAACATCAGTGTTACCCTGTCGCTTGCACTGTCCACAGGCATCAATACAGTTAAGTGTGAAAAGTTAAAAGATAAAAAATGCTATACTCTACAAGGCACATTAGCTCAGGCTGGACATAAAGGAATCATAATTCAAAACGGTAAAAAGATAATTAGAAAACAATGAAAAAAGTTATAGTTATTTCCACAAGTCTGCGTCACGGCTCAAACAGCGACATGTTAGCAGACAAGTTCGTTGAAGGAGCAAAGGCTGCCGGAAACAAAGTAGAGAAGATTTCTCTTGTAGGTAAGAATATACAGTTTTGCAAAGGCTGCTTCGGTTGCCAAAAGCTGGGCCGCTGTGTCATCAACGACGATGTGAACGACATCATGGCAAAGGTACTGGAGGCCGATGTAGTATGTTGGGCTACACCTATTTACTATTATGAGATGAGCGGTCAGATGAAGACCCTCATAGACCGCATGAACGGTATGTACGAACAGGATTATCAGTTCCGCGATGTCTATATGCTGTCAACGGCAGCAGAAGACGAGGACGATACTTCGACGAGAGCAGAAGCAGGCCTGAAAGGATGGGTGGATTGCTATCCTAAGTCACGCATGGCTGGCACACTATTCTGTGGAGGCGTGAACGAAGCTCGTGAGATAATGGGTAATCCCAAACTCCAAGAGGCATTTGAATTAGGAGAAAAGGTATAACATAGAAAGTAGAGAAAAATGAAAAGGTCTTTTTTCGCCACGATACTGATATGCAGTATCCTCGTAGCATGTAACAACAAACAAAATACTAATAACGATATGGAACAGAAGTTAGAATTGACGCAGGAGTGGGACAAGGTGTTTCCGCTGAGCGAGAAGGTGAACCACAAGAAGGTGACGTTTAAAACACAGTATGGCCTAACACTAGCAGCAGACCTCTATACGCCTGCGGCGAGTGAAAAGTTAAAAGTTAAAAGTGAAAAGTTGCCTGCCATTGCCGTCTCTGGTCCTTTCGGAGCAGTGAAAGAACAGTGTAGTGGACTCTACGCCATGAAAATGGCAGAGCGTGGTTTCGTAGCACTCGCTTTCGACCCTTCATATACGGGTGAGAGCAGCGGTGAACCGCGTCGTACAGCTTCGCCCGACATCAATACCGAGGACTTTATGGCTGCTGTCGATTTCCTGTCGAAGCAGGACAATGTGGATGCCGAACGTATTGGCATTATCGGTATCTGCGGTTGGGGTGGCATCGCACTGAATGCTGCCGCTACCGATACTCGCATCAAGGCTACCGTAGCCTCTACGATGTATGATATGACTCGTGTCAGTGGCAACGACTATAACGATGCTTTCGACAACGAGCAGTGGCGTCATAGGAACCGCGAAAACCTTTCAAAGCAACGCCTCACCGACCCCAACGCGATGGCTGGAGGTGTGCTGGACACCGTTCCCCCACAAGCGCCTAACTTCGTGCACGACTACTACGACTATTACAAGACCCCACGCGGCTACCACAAGCGCTCCGGCAACTCTAACGACGGCTGGCGCGTCATCGGTACACAGGCCTACGCCAACAGCCGTTTCCTCTACTACATCAACGAGATCCGCTCTGCTGTTCTCGTGATGCATGGTGCAGATGCCCATTCACGCTACTTTGGCGAGGCTGCT from the Prevotella sp. E15-22 genome contains:
- a CDS encoding flavodoxin family protein yields the protein MKKVIVISTSLRHGSNSDMLADKFVEGAKAAGNKVEKISLVGKNIQFCKGCFGCQKLGRCVINDDVNDIMAKVLEADVVCWATPIYYYEMSGQMKTLIDRMNGMYEQDYQFRDVYMLSTAAEDEDDTSTRAEAGLKGWVDCYPKSRMAGTLFCGGVNEAREIMGNPKLQEAFELGEKV
- a CDS encoding AraC family transcriptional regulator; this encodes MDIFEFKPRKGAGTLRMGDSDELVLVDCFGGMPAGRIKPMDHGIIVICTAGAAQFEYDGQTIQLNKNDLFLYMVSSVVEKFMSTPDFNCRQVWFSRGEMWNMNMFTKSSLADVQLLKQNPKVSLSDTDATLFDSYFQQLSHHMRNSSLVLYPDIVRSIVSTILLETLSVLRRGEQRTKCETTYGDSRLHGKKLADRFMQLVEQSDGRIRRVDEFAKMLHVTPKYLSKLLMETMNRRPSEMVHFFTLQAIENRLRFTDMTMQQISDDLQFPNASFFGKYFKEHSGMTPMEYRVKYQNNNEDE
- a CDS encoding alpha/beta hydrolase, with amino-acid sequence MKRSFFATILICSILVACNNKQNTNNDMEQKLELTQEWDKVFPLSEKVNHKKVTFKTQYGLTLAADLYTPAASEKLKVKSEKLPAIAVSGPFGAVKEQCSGLYAMKMAERGFVALAFDPSYTGESSGEPRRTASPDINTEDFMAAVDFLSKQDNVDAERIGIIGICGWGGIALNAAATDTRIKATVASTMYDMTRVSGNDYNDAFDNEQWRHRNRENLSKQRLTDPNAMAGGVLDTVPPQAPNFVHDYYDYYKTPRGYHKRSGNSNDGWRVIGTQAYANSRFLYYINEIRSAVLVMHGADAHSRYFGEAAYHYMVDGKADGYKFVGEPNPNPENKQLLIIPDASHCDLYDGGYEEKAGQGQPKNMIPWDKLAEFFTKNLK
- a CDS encoding response regulator transcription factor, whose product is MKNILKVETPNDYARFVDAPVLHPLISIIHYDELAPFRHSLNNYGVYGLFIQRQFPRNLSYGMRKWQVSDGSIIAVEPGQIGGLEDNGERISLCGWVLLWSPELLNGTELERQIDRYQFFSYFFDGSLRMEPDEWLCITQLVTQMRQELQTHEDSPSLRNVLLGYLHLILEYCNRIYQRQLFEEDRGEADLLKRFHNLLQTYFRENRQLMQGLPTVAWCASELAYSPRYFGDIVHKATGGTAIGYIHNYVINQAKSLLMQGHNISETSRLLGFDFPHHFTRLFKRITGLTPSEFLGKSDFELEYED
- a CDS encoding amidohydrolase family protein, with the translated sequence MIAANGFAQGVIDVHSHLITPEFMSTLENEGRLMDEGFPLPKYNVKNHLRWMDEAGVETSVLTLAAPQPSSAEVVRQTNEAAARIKKEHPGRFLFCAALPLPDVSKAIEEVKYALDVLKADGIKLATNVNGQYLGAPELDTLFSVLNERKAVVILHPHRPEPVNKQVMQQTPLAMQEYLSETTRAVSNMISRNVLARYNNIKVIVPHCGAYLPLAIPRMKSLTPVMQTNKMVGEIDYEANLRTLYYDLAGTHSPEVIHMLLTITTPDHLLYGSDYPYVAPQVLTQSLARMKDYLSKEPDLAPFKEMILWKNAKSLTQSLSTPLHTREGQRGGSLIARIAEIEVYPQYMKEYLAFANEVGRLSIEREPGVICLYPMQSAEDSCQIRILEIYASDESYQQHLKTDHFQKYKQGTLHMVKDLRLPTMKPLDPETMKLIFKKQR
- a CDS encoding cyclophilin-like fold protein, with product MHKYLLFLAAMLFCSCSADNEAKAETPTMNKIYITIDGQTQSATLVDNDATRELVAALQNAPITVTLNDNDFEIWGSLGKSLTTKNEQMTTLPGDIVLYNGSNICIFYESNSWSYTRLGHIDGLSENELRTFLKAGESNISVTLSLALSTGINTVKCEKLKDKKCYTLQGTLAQAGHKGIIIQNGKKIIRKQ